The genomic interval GCGAAAGCCGCCTTCCGGCGAGCGGGCCTGGACTTCGCGAAGCAGGCCGTCGCCATCACCGGCGAGGGCAGCAAACTCGACGGGATCGCCAAGAGCGAGGGCTGGCTGCGCCGCTTCCCGATGTTCGACTGGGTCGGCGGCCGCACCTCGGTCATGGCCACCGTGGGCCTCGTGCCCGCGGCACTGCAGGGCATCGACGTCGATCGCTTCCTGCTGGGGGCCAGGAAGATGGACGCCGCCACGCGGAACCCCAAGACGGCGAAGAACCCCGCCGCGATGCTCGCGCTCATGTGGTTCCACGCCACCGGCGGCACCGGCGAGAAGGACATGGTCGTGCTGCCCTACAAGGACCGCCTGCTGCTGCTCAGCCGCTACCTGCAGCAGCTGGTGATGGAGAGCCTCGGCAAGGAGCTCGACCTCGACGGCAACGTCGTGCACCAGGGCATCGCCGTCTACGGCAACAAGGGCTCGACCGACCAGCACGCCTACGTGCAGCAGCTGCGCGACGGCACGAACAACTTCTTCGCGACCTTCGTGACGGTGCTGCAGGACACCCCGCGCGCCGGCCGTGACCCGGTCATCGACGTCGATGGTGGCGAGCACGTCACCACCTCCGGGGACTACCTCACCGGCTTCTATCTCGGCACGCGCAAGGCCCTCTACGAGAACGGCCGCGAGTCGATGACGATCACGCTGGACAAGCTCGACGCCCAGAGCCTCGGCGCCGTCATCGCGCTCTACGAGCGGGCCGTCGGCCTCTACGCCTCGCTGGTGAACGTCAACGCGTACCACCAGCCCGGGGTCGAGGCCGGCAAGAAGGCCGCGGCCGGCGTGCTCGACCTGCAGAACGCCCTGCTCGACCGGCTCACCGACAAGGCGCAGAGCGCCGAAGCCCTGGCCGCGGCCGCGGGCCAGCCGGATCAGGCCGAGACCGCGCTGCACCTGCTCGAGCACCTCGCCGCCAACAAGCGGATCGCCAAGCGGGCGGGCAAGTACCTGAAAGCCTGACCGCACGGCCCGCGGGCGGTGCGATCGCGCAGCGTCGCGTTGTCGGGCGCCCGACGCCCGGGAAGGCGTGGTGCCGGGAGCGGGATCCGCTCGTGCGCCCCGGCTTGCCGGAACGCAGCTCAGTCGGCTCCGAGCAGCCGCTCGTCCCAGCGCGTCGCGAGGTAGGGGCTCGACACCGCGAGTTCGTCGCGGCCCGGCCACCCGTCGAGCACCGCGACGCCGGCGGGGTCACGCCACCAGCCCGGCCGGCGGAAGAGGGTCACGCCGCCGGCGAGCGAGCCGCGGGACAGCGGGAGCAAGGCGGTCGCGTGCTCGCGGTGGAGCGACAGGGGATTGGAAGCGGCGGCGAGCTCGGCCAGCGGCGAGGGGCACCGGGCGTCGAAGAGGGCGCCCAGGGCCCACGCGGCGGCGGCGCCCTCGGGCCCGGGGCGGGGCAGCCGGCCGAGCAGGACGCCCGCGAGCGCGGGGTCGCTGCGCCAGCGGCTCGCCGAGGCGGCGTCGACGGCCAGGAAGGGGTCGGCCTCGGCGAGGGCCGCCAGCGCTTCGGCGTCGACCGGCACGCCCGCGGGCCGGTGTGCGAGCGACTGGACCACGCGGCGGGCCGCGGCCACGCCCAGCGGGGACATCGGCGAGGCCGCTGCGCCGCGGGCGATCCCGGCCAGGAAGGCGTCGGTGCGGGCCCGCACGCGGGCCTCCACCTCCCCGGCCGGCCCGCCGCCGGGTCCGGGCTCGGCGGCCAGCGTCTCCAGCGCACCGAGCAGCGCCGCGAGCACGAGGGGATCGCCCGCGGCGAGCGCCTCCGGGTCCAGGTCGAGCCCGCCGCCGGGGGCGAGCGCGTCGCCGCCGCCGGGGTCGCGGCGGTCGCCGGCGAGGCCCAGCGCCACCGCCGCGGCCACGCGGGTGCCGCGCGGCTGCGTCGTCTGCGCCGCCGTCTTCAGGAAGACCCGCCGCGCGTCCCGGCGGAGGCGTGCGGCGTCGTGCGGCGAGAGCCGCAGCGGGTACACCGCCGCGGCGTCGGGACCGGCCAAGACCCGCCGGGTGAGAACGGCCGAGGCGAGCAGGGCGAAGGACTCGGTCGCGCGGCGGTCCAGCTCCGCCGCGTCGGGCCCGGGGTCGGAGGCCGCGACCCGGCGCGGCCGCAGCAGCCGGAGGCCGTCGCGGTCGGGCTCGTCGCCGTCGGCGTAGCGCAGCACGAGGTCGGGCACGCCCTCGCGCTCCTCGGCGGCGAGGTAGCCCAGCGCGAGCAGCATGGCCGCGCGGGCGGGGTCCGAGCCGGGCTCGCCTGCGCGGTCGATCTCCTCCACGAGGTCCTCGACGGCGTCCTCGGGGAAGCCGTCTTGGGAGGGCTCCAGCCGCGCCAGCCCCAGCGCCGCGGCGGTCTCCAGCCGCTGCTCGAGGGGGTTGGGCACGGGACGGCCGCCGACGAGCACACGCGGGACGGCGTGGTCGTTGCCGCCGCCTTCGTCCGCCTCGGTCCGGTCGCTCCGCCCGCGAGGGCCACGGTCTTGCAGGGTGCTCCCGCCGCGGGGCCCGCCGCGGTCCTGAAGGGTGTTGCCGCCGCCCGGCTCGCCGCGATCCTGAAGGGTGTTGCCGCCGTCGGGCCTGCCGCGGTCCTGCAGCGTGTTCCGCCCGTCGGGCCCGCCGCGGTCCTGCAGCGTGTTCCGCCCGTCGGGCCCGCCGCGGTCCTGCAGCGTGTTGCCGCCGCCGGGTCCGCCTCGGTCGTCGAGCGAGCCGCCGCGGAGATCGCCGTTCCGCGACGCTCCCGCCGGTCGCACGGCCCGCGAGACCTGCGGCCCCCCGCCCACCGCCGCCTCCGCCGCGGGCCGGCCGCCGAGCACCGCCGGCCCGAGGAGCAGGACCTCGTGGCGTGCGGGGAACTCGCCGATCCGCCCGCCCACCGACAGGTACCGGCGGAGCAGGTCCTGGTCCGCCCGCCGCTGGAAGTCCGGCGCGGCGAGCAGTGCCTGCTCGGCGAGGAAGACACGCGGAACCTCCCGGAGCACCGCCGGCATCAGCCGGTCGTTGACCGCCGAGCCCCGCACGCCCAGGGCCTGGAGCGCGAGGCGCCGTGCGTCGCCGCCGGGCCCGCGGCGGACCGCCTGGAAGAGCGCCCGCTCCTCCGCCTCCCGCAGCGCGGGGAGCAGCGTCATGCCCGCCGCTGCGCCAGCGGCCGCCGCGGCGTCGTCGCCCGTGAGATCGGCGAGCAGCAGGGCACGCGCCGCGTCCGAGCCGATCAGCCCCCGGGCCAGCCGCGTCATCCCGCGGACCGCGGGGCTCGGCGACGCGATCGGGCCGTCGTCCGCGGCGAGCAGGGACTCCGCCCGCGGCCCGCCGACGCGGCCCAGCGCCAGCACGAGCGCCGCCTCGCGCTCCCGAGCGGCCGCGGCGTCGCCGCCGGGCGCGGCGGCCCGTTCCTCCCACGCGGCCGCCAGCGCCTCCGCCGCGTCGTCCCGCGCCGCCACCCACGCCGCCCCCGGCTCGGGCCGGGAGCCTCCGGGCCAGCGGTCCGCCAGGAAGCCGTCCCGTCGCGTCTCGAACCACGCGTACCAGCTCGGCACCGCGCTGAGCCGCTCCTCCCGCAGCAGCAGGCCGAAGCCGCCGACGCAGCCGGCCGCGGCATCCCGCTCCCCGTCGCCCCCGATCGACAGGAAGCCGGACCGCCCGGACGCCGCCGGCGCCGAGGCGAACACCGCCAACGCCACCGCCACCGTCAATGCCAGCGGCCGCAAGCGAGAAGGGACGTTCCGACGCCGGTTGGGCTGCACCACGGGAAGCTCCGGGGGAGATGCGTTTACGCTCGGAGCGTATGGCCGCCGCTCCCCCCGCCCCGCCGAGCACCCCGCGAAGCTCCGCCGCCGGCGCCGCGGACCGCGGCCCCGGAACCGCCGATCTGCTGACGGTCCGCGGCCTCAAGGTCCACTTCCCGGTCAAGCGCGGCGTGCTGCAGCGGACGGTTGGGGCCGTCCGCGCCGTCGACGGCATCGACTTCGGCCTCGCCCGCGGCGAGACGCTCGGCCTCGTCGGCGAGTCGGGCTGCGGCAAGTCCACCGCCGGGCGGGCCGTGCTGCGCCTGGTGCGCGCCGACGCGGGCGAGGTCACCTTCGACGGGCAGGACGTGCTGAGCGCGGGCCGCCGCGAGCTGCTCGCGTTGCGGCGGCGGATGCAGATCGTCTTCCAGGACCCGGTGGCCAGCCTCAACCCGCGGATGACGGTGGGGGCCATCCTCGGCGAGCCGCTGGCCGTGCACGGCCTCGCCAGCGGCGAGGCCCTGCGCGACCGCGTCGCCGACCTGCTCGTGAAGGTGGGCCTGGAAGCCGACCACGCCCGGCGCTACCCGCACGCCTTCTCCGGCGGCCAGCGCCAGCGGATCGGCATCGCCCGGGCGCTGGCCCTCGAACCGGACTTCATCGTCTGCGACGAGCCCGTCTCGGCGCTGGACGTCTCCGTCCAGGGCCAGGTCCTCAACCTGCTCTCGGACCTCCAGGACGAGCTGGGCCTCAGCTACCTGTTCATCGCCCACAACCTCGCCGTCGTCGAGCACTTCTGCGACCGCGTCGCCGTGATGTACCTCGGCCGCATCGTCGAGATCGCCCCCCGCGACACGCTCTACCGCGACCCCCGCCACCCGTACACCCGGGCCCTGCTCTCCGCCGCCCCCACCCCCGATCCCGCCGGCCGCCGCGAGCGTGGCGCCCAACGGATCCTCCTCGAGGGCGACGTCCCCAGCCCGATCTTCCTCCACGGCGACGAGCCCCCGGAAGGAGCCGACCCGAACGACCCGCCGCCGCCGCTCGCCGCGTCGGACGGGCGAGCCGGCCGGGTGAGGCGAAAAGACCTCCTCGTCCGCCCCCCGCTGGTCCCCGTCCCCGGCAGCCCGGAGCACCGCGTCTCCCCCGGCCCGGGCGTGGAGCTCTGACGCTCCGCACCGGGGACCCGCTCTCGCGCGCCGGGCGGATCTCGCCCGTGCCGGGTGGAGGGGCGGCCCGGCTACGCCACCTCCGCCGCTCGGGGACCTGCTCGCGGCGCCGCCGGGGCCGTCGCGCTGCGAGCCTGGTTCGGCGTCCTCACGGGCGGCGGCCACGCGATGGCTCCGACCCGCGATCCTCAAACGTCTCATACCCCCCTCACGCCAACGGGTTATTCTACCCAGGGCGAACTCTCGGAGCGCCGTCAGGCTCTCAGCAAACCATCAGGAGGACACGAAGGATGAAGACACGCGAACGCTTGCGAGCCGGGCTGGCGACCACGGCGGTCTCCGCTCTTGCACTTGCCTGGACACTCGGTTCCGCGCCGGCAGCCGTCGCCGCGGTCGTGATCGATTGGGCGACCGTCGGCAACGCGGGCAACGCCGCCGACACCACCCGATTGGGCGCGGTGGGCTACGACTACCGCGTCTCCAAGCACGAGGTGACCAACGCCCAGTACGCCGCATTCCTCAACGCGGTGGCGGCCACGGACACGAACAGGCTTTACAAGACCATCATGGCCGCCGACCGCCGCGGCGGGATCACCCGATCGGGCTCGCCGGGCAGCTTCACGTACGCCGTGAAAGCGGACATGGGCAACAAGCCGGTGAATCACGTCAACTGGTTCGACGCGGCCCGCTTCTCGAACTGGATGACCAACGGCCAGGGTTCCGGAAGCACGGAGACCGGCGTGTACACCCTGCGCGGCCGGTTGGTGCTGGCGACGACCCGCGACACCAGCGACCTATCCCAGGTGTTCCTCCCGAACGAGAACGAGTGGTACAAGGCCGCGTACCACCAGCCATCGGCCGAGGGCGGCGACAGCGACGGCTACTGGGCTTACCCGACCGCCAGCAACCGCCGGCCCACGATCGCCCGGGCCAACGCCACGGGAGACATCCGAAACGCCGGTGTGAACGTGGCGAACTACAACAGCGGAGCGGACTGGAACGGCCTGAACGGCAACGTCGCGACGGTCGGCTCGGCGGGGGTCGGCAGCGAGAGCTTCTACGGCACGTCCGACCAGGGCGGCAACGTGTGGGAGTGGACCGAGTCGCGGCTCGCCTCCAACTTCATCCTCCGCGGCGGCTCGTGGAGCAACTTCGATCTCAACATGCGGTCCTCGAATCGGATCCTGCTCAGCCCGTCGACCGCGAACAGCCAGGCCGGATTCCGGATCGCGAGCTTCATCCCGGAACCCGCTTCGCTCGCGCTCCTCGCGGCGGGAGCCCCCCTGGTCCTCAGACGGCGCCGGGATTGACCCTCGCCGAAGAGGGGCCGCAGCGGTTCGGAGCACCCTGGCCCCGACGTCGCGTCCTCGTAAAGACCGCCCCTCCGGGCCGGGTGGGAGGCCGCGTAGACGGCGGCGGGCTCTAGGCTGCGCCCGTGCCTGCTTCCGCCGAGATCGAGCCCGCCTCCCCCCCCGGTTCCGCGACCGGCAGCGTCGACGACCCGCTGAACCGGCGGATCCTCGCGGTTTCGGAGGACACGCTGCAGGGCTTCCACCGCCGGCCGATGCACGAAATCGCGGAGCGGTCGGGTGTGGCGGTGGAGGACGTGGTCCGCCGCATCCAGGCGATGCTTCGCTCGGGTGCCGTCCGCCGCGTCCGGCAGACCATGCTCGCCACAAGCCTTGCCCCCGGGGCTCTCGTCGCCTGGCGCGTCCCCCCCGCGAAGCTCCTCAGCGCCTTCGACTTCATGGCGGAGCACGATCCCTTCTCCGGCCACGTCGTCCTCCGCACCACCGACGGCGAGACCC from Phycisphaera mikurensis NBRC 102666 carries:
- a CDS encoding glucose-6-phosphate isomerase, encoding MPDAPASHAAPTPYTPRDAAALWKRYQNLLVRVASVGLSLDVSRMEPADGFWKRMEPRMQEAFAAMEKLEEGAIANPDEGRRVGHYWLRDPGLAPEQELTEAIERTIHDVKGFAASVHSKEIAPPDEKAPRFTDLLSIGIGGSALGPQLVADALGVKRDKMKVHFIDNTDTDGIRRTLENLGSRLKSTLVLVVSKSGGTPEPRNGMVEAKAAFRRAGLDFAKQAVAITGEGSKLDGIAKSEGWLRRFPMFDWVGGRTSVMATVGLVPAALQGIDVDRFLLGARKMDAATRNPKTAKNPAAMLALMWFHATGGTGEKDMVVLPYKDRLLLLSRYLQQLVMESLGKELDLDGNVVHQGIAVYGNKGSTDQHAYVQQLRDGTNNFFATFVTVLQDTPRAGRDPVIDVDGGEHVTTSGDYLTGFYLGTRKALYENGRESMTITLDKLDAQSLGAVIALYERAVGLYASLVNVNAYHQPGVEAGKKAAAGVLDLQNALLDRLTDKAQSAEALAAAAGQPDQAETALHLLEHLAANKRIAKRAGKYLKA
- a CDS encoding ABC transporter ATP-binding protein, whose protein sequence is MAAAPPAPPSTPRSSAAGAADRGPGTADLLTVRGLKVHFPVKRGVLQRTVGAVRAVDGIDFGLARGETLGLVGESGCGKSTAGRAVLRLVRADAGEVTFDGQDVLSAGRRELLALRRRMQIVFQDPVASLNPRMTVGAILGEPLAVHGLASGEALRDRVADLLVKVGLEADHARRYPHAFSGGQRQRIGIARALALEPDFIVCDEPVSALDVSVQGQVLNLLSDLQDELGLSYLFIAHNLAVVEHFCDRVAVMYLGRIVEIAPRDTLYRDPRHPYTRALLSAAPTPDPAGRRERGAQRILLEGDVPSPIFLHGDEPPEGADPNDPPPPLAASDGRAGRVRRKDLLVRPPLVPVPGSPEHRVSPGPGVEL
- a CDS encoding formylglycine-generating enzyme family protein is translated as MKTRERLRAGLATTAVSALALAWTLGSAPAAVAAVVIDWATVGNAGNAADTTRLGAVGYDYRVSKHEVTNAQYAAFLNAVAATDTNRLYKTIMAADRRGGITRSGSPGSFTYAVKADMGNKPVNHVNWFDAARFSNWMTNGQGSGSTETGVYTLRGRLVLATTRDTSDLSQVFLPNENEWYKAAYHQPSAEGGDSDGYWAYPTASNRRPTIARANATGDIRNAGVNVANYNSGADWNGLNGNVATVGSAGVGSESFYGTSDQGGNVWEWTESRLASNFILRGGSWSNFDLNMRSSNRILLSPSTANSQAGFRIASFIPEPASLALLAAGAPLVLRRRRD